ACGTCTGCGAAACAATAGAAGAGGAGTTTAAGTCTTTGTCCTTGGCTCCTCATATAGATTGCATCGCggagtttgcagccatttgtaGTTACCGAGACAGGATAACGTTTCAATGCAAATCAGGATAATATGTCTGATGAAATTCGAAATCGTCCTTTTTGAGACCCCCAGAAGCGTTCTTATCTCTCGTATACAATTCGGTTTCCCCTGATATTGTCTACTTTTATCAGCTTGCGTGGGCGATGCCCTTCCCTGCCTGAGTCGCAGTTTTTGCGATTTTTCAGCTGTATGCGAAGACGACTTTTGCAACTGCTAGCTACCATGGGCAAGAGAAATTTCAAGACTGGTAAAGGCTTCACCAAGAGagacaaaaaagaaactaaTGGCAACGGCCAGTGGACAGACGTGAAAAGGGAAAACGAAAAGTGGGAAAACTACTACAAGTCCTCTGGGCTCATTCCAGACGATGAGTGGGACACTTTCAAAGAACACTGCCAAAGGGATTTGCCGTTGACGTTCAGAATCACAGGCTCTAGAAAGCACGCATTGGAAGTGAACCAGAAATTCATAGACGACCATGTCTCTAAACTTCAGgatgaggagtttgaggGCCAGAAGCTCGCTCCAAAAAACATTGAGTTCTACCCAGCCAAGTTGGGATGGCAGCTTGATGTGCCCAAATCCGTGATAAGAAAAAACGCTCAGTTTGCTGATACACAAAGGTTTTTGGTGCTAGAGACCGTGGTGGGCAACATCTCGAGACAAGAGGCTGTTTCTATGattcctcctcttcttaTGGATGTGAAGCCTCATCACGCGGTTTTGGATATGTGTGCTGCTCCAGGATCGAAGACAGCTCAATTGGTCGAGGCCTTGCATGCTAACGATGAGCAGGAATTGGCATCGGGCTTTGTTATTGCTAACGACTCTGACTACAAGAGATCCCACATGTTAGTGCACCAGGTCAAGAGACTCAACTCGCCAAattttttggtggtgaaCCACGACGCGCTGATGTTTCCTAGAATTAATATCGATGGTCAAATCGTCAAGTTTGATAGAATCTTGTGTGATGTGCCTTGCTCCGGTGATGGTACCATGAGAAAGAACGTCAATATATGGAAGGATTTCACTGTGGGCAATGGATTGGGATTGCACTCTTTGCAAGTGAACATTTTGAACAGAGGTTTGCAGTTGTTGAAACCTGGTGGACGTCTTGTGTACTCTACATGCTCCATGTCTCCAATCGAGAACGaagctgttgttgctgaagcGATGAGAAAGTGGAATGACACCGTGAAGATAAAGGATTGCTCTGAGGAGTTGCCTGGTCTTAAGAGACGTCCAGGTGTCAGCAATTGGAAAGTCTACGGTAAAGACATGAATGTACGTGAGAAAGGCGATGAGTCTGTGCCTGCCAGTGCATTCCCACCATCTGAGGAGGAGGCTAAGCAATTCCACTTAGACCGTTGCATCAGAGTTTACCCACATTTGCAAAATACTGGTGGATTTTTCATAACAGTATTCGAAAAGGAGGGTACCGACAATCAAAAGGGTGCTAAAAGAGCGGCCTCTACCGAGGCTGAGGTGGATtccaagaaacaaaagattGAGCCTAGCGCTGAAGCTCCACagaaaaagcagaaggCTCCACGAATTGCCAATGAAGAGCCGTTTGTTTTTCTCGACCCCGAGAATGATCAGTTGAAGCTGTGCTGGGAATTTTACGGGATCAACGATAAGTTTCCTAAAAACACTGCGTTGGTCAGAAACGCCATGGGGGAACCAGCTCGTGTAATCTACTACGTGAGCCCATCAATTGCaagcattttgaagatcgaagaacaaaaattgaaaCTTGTTCACGCCGGTATTAAGATGTTCACCGTTCAAAGAAACGATAGCAGTAACTGTCCTTGGAGAGTACAAAGCGAATCCTTGCATACgctcaagaacttcttgagtgGCTCCAGAAGCTTGTTCTGTAATACAAATATCTTGCaggttcttcttcaggaaGCCTTCCTTAAGATCGAGACACTCAGAGAGACCGGCCTTGATAATGAGTTCTGCGATAAGCTAGAAGGCATCAGCGAAGGATGCTTGTTTTTGACAGTCAAAAGAGAAGGGCTAGAGGATGCTATTTTCCCATTGTGGAAGGGTAGATCCAACGTTAACTTGATGGTAAACAAGCAGGACACTCAGGAGTTACTCATGAGACTCTTTAACATCGCAACGTCTGCTAAGGATGAGggaaaggaaaagaagcaccaGAAAGAAATCGAGTCGAAGAGAAGCTCTGAGCAACCTGAGGAgatgaaggaagaaagcaacaacaagagcAAAGACGCGGAAACCGAGGCTTGATTGGGATGTGTGTTAGAGAGT
This region of Candidozyma auris chromosome 6, complete sequence genomic DNA includes:
- a CDS encoding tRNA (cytosine-C5-)-methyltransferase, translating into MGKRNFKTGKGFTKRDKKETNGNGQWTDVKRENEKWENYYKSSGLIPDDEWDTFKEHCQRDLPLTFRITGSRKHALEVNQKFIDDHVSKLQDEEFEGQKLAPKNIEFYPAKLGWQLDVPKSVIRKNAQFADTQRFLVLETVVGNISRQEAVSMIPPLLMDVKPHHAVLDMCAAPGSKTAQLVEALHANDEQELASGFVIANDSDYKRSHMLVHQVKRLNSPNFLVVNHDASMFPRINIDGQIVKFDRILCDVPCSGDGTMRKNVNIWKDFTVGNGLGLHSLQVNILNRGLQLLKPGGRLVYSTCSMSPIENEAVVAEAMRKWNDTVKIKDCSEELPGLKRRPGVSNWKVYGKDMNVREKGDESVPASAFPPSEEEAKQFHLDRCIRVYPHLQNTGGFFITVFEKEGTDNQKGAKRAASTEAEVDSKKQKIEPSAEAPQKKQKAPRIANEEPFVFLDPENDQLKSCWEFYGINDKFPKNTALVRNAMGEPARVIYYVSPSIASILKIEEQKLKLVHAGIKMFTVQRNDSSNCPWRVQSESLHTLKNFLSGSRSLFCNTNILQVLLQEAFLKIETLRETGLDNEFCDKLEGISEGCLFLTVKREGLEDAIFPLWKGRSNVNLMVNKQDTQELLMRLFNIATSAKDEGKEKKHQKEIESKRSSEQPEEMKEESNNKSKDAETEA